Proteins from one Cryptomeria japonica chromosome 4, Sugi_1.0, whole genome shotgun sequence genomic window:
- the LOC131078703 gene encoding uncharacterized protein LOC131078703, whose amino-acid sequence MKSTDKQSGSPKTMLGTAKASHIISKLKAASTGIIPTFRTVQIPPPQIFKTDPANFLALVQKLTGKKSAPKKVTGTVGSKKKKKKSIVPDQSAANHSHALAVVDENCFPKQAREKEYPIERDSLEEGGVQICDTFSELFGGLERDFLNTLINSWSARLPEFPMSYPPVEEQIDYHTTIFETLNTGGFSLF is encoded by the coding sequence ATGAAATCTACAGATAAGCAATCGGGCAGCCCCAAGACAATGCTTGGAACTGCCAAGGCTTCTCACATAATATCTAAATTGAAGGCTGCATCCACTGGAATTATCCCCACCTTTCGAACCGTGCAGATTCCTCCTCCACAGATTTTCAAAACTGATCCGGCCAATTTCCTTGCCCTAGTCCAGAAGCTTACAGGAAAGAAATCGGCACCGAAGAAGGTGACCGGTACAGTCggttcaaagaagaagaagaagaagagtataGTCCCAGATCAATCTGCAGCGAATCATTCCCACGCCTTGGCGGTCGTTGATGAGAATTGTTTTCCAAAGCAGGCAAGGGAAAAAGAATACCCAATTGAGAGAGATTCATTGGAGGAAGGCGGAGTGCAAATTTGTGATACTTTTTCTGAACTTTTTGGTGGATTAGAAAGGGATTTCTTGAATACCCTCATAAATTCATGGTCAGCGCGGCTACCTGAATTTCCCATGAGTTATCCTCCTGTAGAGGAGCAGATTGATTATCATACTACCATTTTTGAGACCCTAAACACTGGTGGATTTAGTCTTTTTTAG